In a genomic window of Mesoplasma tabanidae:
- the rnc gene encoding ribonuclease III: MTMHEFFENFGIKINDSKTFSTALTHNSYANETKTKETYQRLEFLGDAVLQMYVSKFLYLNFSNAPEGKLTKTRSDIVRQETLSEIAKMIDLGKIIRLGQGEIKSKGYEKPSILSDVYEAVTAAIYLDQTEEVLIKWIKATIFKYIEKNDYKALNHDYKSELQEIIQAEIRSDLEYKVEGQIHIEKDNKIQYTVSVNLDGQKYGVGIGFSKQEASQNAAKDCLKKLKKPTK, from the coding sequence ATGACTATGCATGAATTTTTTGAAAATTTTGGTATAAAAATTAATGATTCAAAAACATTTAGCACTGCATTAACTCATAATTCATACGCAAACGAAACTAAAACTAAAGAAACATACCAAAGATTAGAATTTTTAGGTGATGCCGTACTTCAAATGTATGTGTCAAAATTTCTTTATTTAAATTTTTCTAATGCACCAGAAGGAAAGCTAACAAAAACAAGATCTGATATCGTTAGACAAGAAACATTAAGTGAAATTGCTAAAATGATTGATCTTGGTAAAATTATTAGATTAGGTCAAGGCGAAATAAAATCGAAGGGCTATGAAAAACCATCAATTTTATCTGATGTTTATGAAGCTGTAACAGCTGCTATATATTTAGATCAAACTGAAGAAGTTTTAATTAAATGAATTAAAGCAACAATATTTAAATATATTGAAAAAAATGACTATAAAGCATTAAACCATGACTATAAATCAGAACTTCAAGAAATTATTCAAGCAGAAATAAGAAGTGATTTAGAATATAAAGTTGAAGGTCAAATTCACATAGAAAAAGACAATAAAATACAATATACTGTAAGTGTTAATTTAGATGGGCAAAAGTACGGAGTAGGCATTGGTTTTTCTAAACAAGAAGCCTCTCAAAATGCAGCTAAAGATTGCTTAAAAAAGTTAAAAAAACCAACCAAATAA